DNA sequence from the Salvelinus fontinalis isolate EN_2023a chromosome 33, ASM2944872v1, whole genome shotgun sequence genome:
ctataaccacagtaaaacgagacctacatcgacataacctgaaaggccgctcagcaaggaagaaaccattGCTCAAAAcatccataaaaaaagccagactacggtttgcaactgcacatggggacaaagatcgtactttttggagaaatgtcctctgttctgatgaaacaaaaatagaactgtttggccataatgaccatagttatgtttggaggagaaagggggatgcttataagccgaagaacaccatcccaactgtgaagcacgggggtggcagcatcatgttgtggggctgctttgctgcaggagtgactggtgcacttcacaaaatagatggcatcatgagaatggaacattttgtggatatattgaagcaacatctcaagacatcagtcaggaagttaaagcttggtcgcaaatgggtcttccaaatggacgatGACCACAAGCAAActaccaaagttgtggcaaaatggcttaaggacaacaaagtcaaggtattggagtggccatcacaaagccctgacctcaatcccgtagaagaattgtgggcagaactgaaaaagtgggtgtgagcaaggagggcggaatgggccaaaattccctccacttgcttgtggaaggctacccgaaatgtttgacccaagttaaacaatttaaaggcaatgctacgaactactaattaagtgtatgtaaacttctgacccactgggccaatttgaagaaataaataaaagctgaaataaataattatctctactattattctgacatttcacattcttaaaataaagtggtgatctgaactgacctaaaacagggaatttttcctgggattaaatttcaggaattgtgttaaactgagttgaaatgtatttggctaaggtatatgtaaactcccgacttcaactgtacatacttaGTGAGAGACTGGGTTGCAACTGCAAGCATTGAAAAGCAATctctagcctgctattcagtggagtgactGTGTGTCCCAAGTCTgagattaagggtctcttttccaaatgTAACCCTTCTGTTGAgttcgtttcatgttaattaattctgtgttcccggtACAAAATGACCGCTCCCATTATAGCTACTTATAAATCAATAATATtgcatatattatcacctaatattgttttagatctttttatcaacttaagttcttgtgaacattacacgatttgaacttctatttgctatttatggcctgtatgcctcattgacctgagctcatacaacttgtttttgattttttttaagcATAATGTATGGCTTATAGATTTTatctataacaaatactcagatgaaacatattgtgctatttatcacagactgcTTTGTGTCAAAGTTaaacaaggactctctcctcctcaccagtgtcatgatcagaGATATGATCAAGagtcacacatacagtatatcgtttggtcattgtgctgccacagaatgaattgtgagcaaggcctcaaaaaagttttatataccagagctgcgagaaaagttctatatattattgaaacaatgtttgtgagaatgccaacaagTGTGGTTCccatgggggaaagattctattggttAAAGGTTCTTGtaggggttgccatggaagccaagaaggggagtgaggtgtgtgtgtgctcaaacacacatccatgtgggggtctgggagaggaagtgtgtccatctgatgaatgggcatgtgcctgttAAGGGAATTATGTTCCCAaggttcataaactgaacttcaattaaatACTCTGTCTGTAGCCCAGAGTTTGTAAGGTTCTGgttgaaatgaaacagacagaggccagtcACAATAGTCAGAATGTTTATTCCCGAGAGCTCTGCCCATCATTTCAtgtacattggtttatataccactcatttcgtcataaatgtccctcctcctctcagacaatGACAATGCTGTTTTACAAGTCTTCTCCTATGCCTACATTGCTTATCATATgctacaacatgttacacaatctaCTGCAAGCCCAACGGTTTCTCCCCTCCCTGGATGGGGACGAGACATCTTTTCTGTTGTTAGTGtcacagtggtcacaagttgtctgtTAACACTTCCTCTTTGCCTATGTATAAACATTCTTCATCAGACAGGGTAGAATTCTGTTAGTTACAGTCCTATCATTACTTTTCAATATATACAGCATTTAGTCATTATACATACAATTCATAACAGTGCCTGAattcaattttatacactaattgtagtctcacccattcatttctaatgactggtcatttttgaccgggaataccacaggtgtacaaaagttaaataaaacacccaaaatgtaatgaaaatcatcagaatgtattttgtgtgttcagatgccctgtgtggacaaagttatggaaccttatgacaatcagattaaatgaactacatttttcagagagaaaacctCTAAATCGGTCCATTTcgaccggaacacagcaggagggttaaaatgataaacattcaacattgccatgctgtcaatgaaacAACTGTTGAACTCGGAACTgcgaaatctgacttcagtgagttcaagaacACTGGGAACTTgcaaaaaaaacaagctccaactgggaaaatgcgttttgaaaggtcatccaactcggaattgcaaatccggaactcgggcctctttctagagctacacctgaagatcactgatgtcatcatGATTCGACATTTGTTAGTttccccagttgtcttgaaagcacagtaaatccagagaatgccagactttgatgacaaagtttgatgacaaaatgtcCCTACGAAGCACCGCTACGCCACcgtcctgttcaagtgagcacagcacaacaagctgagtccaaaaatgtattttatgctgctgtataaatgatgtaatatgccagtgagatatgtatactgtagctaaaaaagtaatactaagtgtatgttgtgaagTAAGCTGTtcgtagcccatgtgcctcaccctagtaagttggtctatttacccctcttaagttcacctactgttctgacttggtagtgcacatgtagcctataacctgttttagagaaatataatcatctaatattgtaagagctttcattgtctgcttatattccctctttatttatcctatggctCTGACTTGGTGtaagaacactgtaagaacggcccatgttctgaattctgttgctgtacatttcaaaagtgctgaacaaatagttatattgactacgtctgtcctTGCTTGCTCATTAATGTATTTTtcaaaattacagattgcctcttatctgcttgtcATCCCcgtatgccatagtttgtacatatcaactgtcagtagaaaccacatttgtttaatcaagtcagccatatcagctatgtttttttaaagtcagtaaatgaggctgaattaactgtttctctgccagacaaggctccgctgatagccaggtgtagcagtggtaaggtgttgggcctgctgttgggactctgctgttgggacacctttatgtaggccctaacagtaccgtttgtcaccgttattgtgcaattaatgtattgtttagtgttgtgctgTGTAGTGGTTTTGCTGGCATGCACCCCATATTTTGTTTTACCCCACCAAGAttgacatgctaaaatcaccactgacaATGAATAAGAGTGAATATGCAGAGTGCACACTCACCTGGGATAATGACCTGGGATATTGCTGATGTTCTCTGCTGGTGCCAATAAGGTTGGCTACACTGTTGTTCCTTCAATGAAGTTGAGAAAATGTATAACTAAATGACAGATTCGAGTCTTTTCATTGTCTTCTCTTTCCAGCAACCATTTGTTTTCCCGcaattgtattttgaaatattgTGAGATGCCTGGCTGGGCCTCTACTTCTAACTGACAGTTGCAACTCAGAAATAATGTATTTGGTATTTTCTGCACCCGCTGCCCAAGTTGTGCATGCTGCCTTTCCTTCTGACTGTAGGCAATGTGATTTAAAACAATCCAAGCTATTGATCCTTTGTGGCCAAATCACGCTTTAGTAGCCTGTTTTgaatgcttttatttatttttggatAGACAGGAGTAGTCTAATAGGTGTATCATTTTGTCAATATAATTCAATTTACATTAGGGAAGGCTTCCCCTAGCCTTATGGACGCGTCACCTATGATCTTAACTTTCAGGGATTTTATGTTTGCATAAGAGGTAAATTGAGTCATTGTTGCTTCTGAAAATCTTATGCTGttcagcctacattgttgtcatcTACATCGATCACCTGTGTGCATCCGTTCATAGTGAAATGAGCTATAATGATTGCACAGCTACAATCCACAGATTTTAAGTGTTTCTGTTGCCTATGTCATCACAAAACTGCATTGGGATCTCCTTAAATTTGGGACAGATTTTCTTAATTTTGTGCTCGAGAAGCACCGTCGTCCTGGTACAGTACATGCCACTGGCCACTTGAAATATGGACGTTTTTTTAATGCTCTGGAATTGAGATTATTAGCAAAATATTCAGAGACGAAAAGGCTGAACAGATACACATTTCTTAGTAGGGGGGAATTACAttaaatcttttatttttatttttattttattttaccgttattttaccaggtaagttgactgagaacacgttctcatttgcagcaacgacctggggaatagttacaggggagaggagggggatgaatgagccaattgtaaactggggattattaggtgaccatgatggtttgagggccagattgggaatttagccaggacaccggggttaacacccctactcttacgataagtgccatgggatctttaatgacctcagagagtcaggacacccgttttacgtcccatccgaaagacggcaccctacacagggcagtatccccaatcactgccctggggtattgggatattttattagaccagaggaaagagtgcctcctactggccctccaataccacttccagcagcatctggtctcccatccaaggactgaccaggaccaaccctgcttagcttcagaagcaagccagcagtggtatgcagggtggtaaatCTAATGATTATTCCAATGATTTACTGCACATAAGGGTGGGGTGCCACTACTAGCCTACTTTGTAAATCACTTTGACCAAATTAAACTTCCATGAAATGTTTGATATTAACATTGGATTGTACATTTCCAATACAGCTGATAACGTTGCACCGGCTATATACCGTAGATGACCACACCATTACTTTCTCCTCTTTCATCCTCAGAATGTTCAATGATTTTCTAGATGCTGTTGTGCTCGCACATGTTCACAGGGAGAGAGGCAGCAGAGTATATGTTACTGGCCTgtcctcctctgctcctcctgGTACTATGACTGGGGCCAGGAGTTAACCCTTGTCAGGTCCTGTAGAAAATGTTCTGGTCTGACTCATAAATATGTCCACTGACTGGCATGTGAGTTAAGCTTTTGAGCTGCTTAATATGAGGTTATGTGATATCATTATAATTGCTTTCCATTATCTTTGAAGGTGTTGGATTCTGgggtaaactttgaacattgtTATACTCAGAGTATAGGAACATTAGTTACAAAGGAGACGTGCGGGGTGCCAAAATAAAGCTTGGGAGGGGCTGAGTGCAGAGAAAACAATCGCATGTGACAATACTGATAAGGGGAGAAACCGTTGAAGGCTCATATCACTTAGTTCCCTGCTTAGCAAGAATGATGTAATGTTTAGAGATAAGGAGGAGACTCCACCCAAAGTGGGGTATGAACACCACCACGGGGGAAGCCATCTATtggtctgaattacagctgtaacgACCCTCtcggaagaattaaacttggttaagcttctctagtgtccgtgagttatttactctggaAAATTAAAACCTAACAAAGGATATACATAGGTTTAATAACAGTTTTGAAATACTCCTATCATTCTAGTATTGTAAAGATTAAAGCTGTTTGAGGGCCCAGCTCTGTGTAAAGATGAATACTGCTCGTTTAAGAACAACAGTAGGAagggcaggcacacacacgcacacacgcacacgcacacgcacacgcacatacagTATTCATAGAGGATGGGGAGTGGCTGTGTAACCTGAGTGATTTCCTGTAACCTGATTTCACCTCGGTGAAATTAAActacatcagaccaaaggatcTGATACAGAAAGCCCAGCTCTTCAGAGATCTCTCGACACACAACTAAGCTACGTCTCTTTTTGTTCTTCAAAAAAAGATCTAGGGACAGGATCGAGTTAACAACACACACAAGTGAGTAATTGATGGAGGGATTATATTTTCTTGCTTTCTCTCCCTATAGTGGCCAAGAAAGGCCAAGAAGAAAAAATATCTTAAATATATAGTTTACTCAAAAACGATCTATTAGTGTTTTGTTCATTAGACAATTGTTAACACGATCCAAAAaggttttgcatgtcagcagttaCATTTTGAAGATAAAGCACTTTCAGAATAGAGCAAAAACTGTGATGACACGGGCAATTAAATGCACACTAAATGTTTATTTAAAAGTTTTTTGTAAAATATCCCTTTAAGCTTAATGCATGCACATACACTAccgtcaaaagttttagaacacctactcattcaagggtttttcattatttttactattttctacatggtaaAATTATAGTTAAtaactttttatgttcaaaactgtgcactctcttcaaacaatagcatggtattcgttcactgtaatagctactgtaaattagacaatgcagttagattagcaagaatttaagctttctgtcaacatcagatatgtctatatcctgggaaatgttcttgtcacttacaacctcatgctaatcacattagctgacattagctcaactgtcccgcaggggacccaccaatcctgaagaagttgcgtttgagccaatcatttttgttgttacaaggtaggggggtatacacaagatagccctatttggtaaaataccaagtccatattatggctagaacagctcaaataagcaaagagaaaagacagtccataatttctttaagacatgaaggtcagtcaatacggtcAGTCAAAAGTTTAAagagcagtcgcaaaaaccatcaagcgctatgatgaaactgtctctcatgaggaccgccacaggaaaggaagacccagagttacctctggtgcagaagataagttcattagagttaccagcctcaggaattacagcccaaataaatgcttcacagagttcaggaatttatagcacggcttttgatgatccttggttggtgtctgagcagattatttgttgtgattgcaaacgtaataaaatggtggtccgatagtccaggattatgaggaaaaacattaagatccacaacatttattccacgggacaaaattaggtccagagtatgactgtggcagtgagtaggtccggagacatgttgacCCACagacccactgagtcgatgatggctccgaaagccttttggagtgggtctgtggacttttccatgtgatatattaaagtcaccaaaaatttgaatattatctgccatgactacaaggtccgataggaattcagggaactcagtgaggaacgctgtatatggcccaggaggcctgtaaacagtagctataaaaagtgattgagtaggctgcatagattccatgactagaagctcaaaagacaaaaacatcagtttttttttgtaaataaaaatttgctatcataaatgattgcaacacctccgcctttgcgggatgcgcgggggatatggtcactagtgtaacgaggatgtgaggcctcatttaacacaataaaatatataaataaatataaaatatattttttggttactacatgattttggttaccatatgtgttatttcatagttatgatgtcttcactattattctacaatgtagaaaatagtaaaaataaagaaaaacccttgaatgagtaggtcttctaaaacttttgaccgataGTGTATGTATACAGATTTGTTGGTATTAGCACATACAAAACCATCCATGACACTCTTCGTGtcacttttttttgtttattCCTAATGTCTTGCTAGTTGCCAGTTATGtttggtctgtctgtctagatATGGCTACCTCCAGCTGTCCCCAGTCTGAAGATCAGTTCTTGTGCTCTATCTGTCTGGATGTGTTTACTAAGCCAGTCACAACTCCATGTGGACACAACTTCTGCATGGCCTGTGTCAGTGGATACTGGGATACCACTGACCACTGCCTGTGTCCACTGTGTAAACGAAGGTTTTATAGGAAACCAGAACTCTTTGTCAATACTTTCATTGCTGACATGGCTGATCAATTCAAGCATGCAGTTCAAGAGAAATCTCCCGTCAGCCAAGCACAACGTCCTACCAAACCTGGAGAAACGGCCTGTGACGTCTGCACTGGGACAAAGCTCAAGGCCTGCAAGTCCTGCCTGGTGTGTCTGACCTCTTTCTGTGAGACTCACCTGCAGCCTCATCAGATAGCCCCAGCCCTAAAGAGACACACACTGATTGACCCTGTGGACAACCTGGAAGAAGACAGGACGTGTAAGAAGCACAACAAATTCCTGGAGCTGTTCTGTAGGACTGACCAGATGTGTGTCTGCCAGTTCTGCACTGAGACAGACCACAAAGATCACCACACTGTCCCTATAGAGGAAGAGTGTGAAGAGAGGAAGGCTCAGCTGGGGAAGACAGAGGCACAAGTGCAGCATCTGATCCAGGAGCGACTGCAGAAGATTCAGGAGATGAAACACTCAGTAGATCTCagaaacaaatacacacaaagaGATAAAGCAAAAACCATTCAACTCTTCACTGATCTGGTGCAAAGCTTTCAGAAAAGCCAGACTGACTACATGGAGGTGgttgaggaggagaagaaagcagAAGAGAGGTGGGCTGAAAGGCTCATTTGGGAGCTGGAGCAGGAAATGGCAGGGTTACAGAGGAGACGCACTGAGCTGGAGAAGCTCTCAAACACTGAAGACCACCTCCACCTTCTCCAGAGCTCTGCATCCCTCTGCAGTTTTCCTCCCACCATGGACTTGTCTCAGATCAGTATTCACACTAAGCTGTGTGTAGGAAACTTGAGGAGAGCTCTGTGTCAGCTTGCAGAGACTCTGAGAATCATGCCCCAGCTGTTGGATACAGTGAAGACTTTACATAAGTCATTGTGTGATTCTGAGCACCAGAGGATGCAGCAGTATGCAGTGGATGTGACTCTGGACCCTGATACGGCAAACTGCAAACTTGTCCTGTCTGAAGACGGTAAACAAGTAAGACTTGGAGATATAAAACAACATCTTCCTGACAAACTAGCAAGGTTTGATACTACTCTTTGTGTCCTGGGAAAGGAGGGTTTCTCTTCAGGGAGATTCTACTATGAGTTGGAGGTTAAGGGGAAGACTGACTGGTCTATAGGAGTGGCCAGAGAGTCCATCAACAGGAAGGGAAGGATTACACTGAGCCCTGAGAATGGATACTGGATTCTGTCACTGAGGAATGGAGATGAGTACACCGCTGGTGCTTCCCCATTTTGCTCCCTCTCCCTGAGAGAGAAGCCTCAGAAGGTGGGAGTGTTTGTGGATTATGAAGAGGGTCAGGTCTCCTTCTATGATGTGGAGGCCAAGTCTCCTATCCACACTTTCATTGACTACACCTTCACTGAGAAACTCTATCCATACTTCTGCCCTGGTAAACGTAGTGGAAACTCTGCCCCTCTGATCATCTCTACTATTGATGAAATTGAACTTTTTCAGGTCAGCTGATTGTCATTCCTTATTG
Encoded proteins:
- the LOC129831894 gene encoding E3 ubiquitin-protein ligase TRIM39-like, whose product is MATSSCPQSEDQFLCSICLDVFTKPVTTPCGHNFCMACVSGYWDTTDHCLCPLCKRRFYRKPELFVNTFIADMADQFKHAVQEKSPVSQAQRPTKPGETACDVCTGTKLKACKSCLVCLTSFCETHLQPHQIAPALKRHTLIDPVDNLEEDRTCKKHNKFLELFCRTDQMCVCQFCTETDHKDHHTVPIEEECEERKAQLGKTEAQVQHLIQERLQKIQEMKHSVDLRNKYTQRDKAKTIQLFTDLVQSFQKSQTDYMEVVEEEKKAEERWAERLIWELEQEMAGLQRRRTELEKLSNTEDHLHLLQSSASLCSFPPTMDLSQISIHTKLCVGNLRRALCQLAETLRIMPQLLDTVKTLHKSLCDSEHQRMQQYAVDVTLDPDTANCKLVLSEDGKQVRLGDIKQHLPDKLARFDTTLCVLGKEGFSSGRFYYELEVKGKTDWSIGVARESINRKGRITLSPENGYWILSLRNGDEYTAGASPFCSLSLREKPQKVGVFVDYEEGQVSFYDVEAKSPIHTFIDYTFTEKLYPYFCPGKRSGNSAPLIISTIDEIELFQVS